The nucleotide sequence TCTGGTTGGCTAAACAACTTAGGAAGAGTTACAATATGGTACACTCTTACGCCCAAAACAAAAGACAACCGAGTTTGGAAGACTTATACAAGATTGCGGAAATCTTAAATGTAGATATTTCAGAACTTCTAGTATCAAATACAAATAAGAAATAAAATATGGCCAAAAAAAATCAAAAATCTACTGATACACAAAACCTAGAATCAATCCTATTTAATTGCCGAGAGTATTTACGAAGTAATGCATCTTTAAATGATAAAAGAGACTTGCTATTAACGCTAGTTTTCTTGCGATTTATTGGTGAGAAGTTTGAGAATACACAAGCTGAAATGAGGCAGGAATGTATTGACAATGGTATTACAGACGAAGAAGTAATAAAGTCGTTCCTTAATAGCCCAAGCCGATATAAAGGTATTGCATATGTTCCTGAAGCTGCTCGTTGGGCTACAATTATGGAAAAGCCTGGTGCAAAATTGAATGCAGCACTGGATGACGCTATACAGGAGCTTGAAAATAGTGGCGATGAGTTAAAAGGCTGTATTCGTTTAGGTTTGTTTACATCAATAAATCTCGATGCCAATGTGATTAAAAAGGTGGTAGACGAGGTAAATAAAATCTCTCACAAGACGTTTGGTGAGGAAAAGGATTTAATTGGTCGGGTTTATGAATATTTCCTAAAGTCCTTTGCGGTAAATGCAACCAAAGAAGAGGGCGAGTTTTATACACCACACGATATAGTTGAGCTGATAGCGGCTTTTATTGAACCATATGATGGTACGCTTTACGACCCTTGTTGTGGTTCAGGGGGTATGTTTATTCAGTGTGCAAAGTATGTAGAAGCAAAGCAAGGCGACATCGAAAAAGTAAACGTTTATGGACAAGAACGAGACCCTGCAACGTATCGTCTTGCAAAAATGAACCTAGCTATGCGTGGTATCTCACACCATCTTGGTGAGCAAAATGCCGATACATTTACCAATGACCTACATAAAGGTTTAAGTTTTGATTTTATTATGGCAAATCCGCCATTTAATTTAAAAAAGTGGTATGATATCTCGTTAAGCAATGATAATCGTTGGGCAGACTATGCCACACCACCTGCAGGAAATGCAAACTATGCTTGGATATTGCATATACTCTCAAAATTAAAAGCAGGTAAAGGTATTGCTGGGTTCCTATTGGCTAATGGTGCTTTGGGTGATGATGATGCTATTGCAATTCGTAAAAAACTCATTGAAAATGACAAAATAGAAGCTATCGTGGTATTGCCGCGTGAGCTGTTTTACACTACCGACATATCGGTAACCTTGTGGATACTAAATGAAAATAAAAAAGGTGGCACTTGGCATGATCGTAAATTGCGTAACCGTGAAAAAGAGATACTGTTTATGGATTTACGCCAATGGACTGATAACCCAATTAAAGGAGAACAAAAAAAGAAGATAGAGCTAAAAGCCGACCAAATTAAACGAGCTGCCGAAATCTATTTTAACTGGCAAAGCGAGGGAACAGACGGCACAAACTATACAGAACCAGAACAATACCGCTCTGTTGGGCTAAAAGAATTTGAAGAAAAGAACTACTCCCTTGTACCAAGCCGATATATTGAATTTGTTGACAGTGACTCTAAAATTAACTATAATGAAGTGCTCACCGAAACAGCATCCACTGTTTCTGATTTATTAAAACGTCAAGAAAAGAATGATAAAACACTTCGTAACGCACTAAAACAGTTGGGGTATGAATGTGAGTAATAATTTCCGCTGGGTAAGATTAGGTGACTATATTGACCGAAGTATGGTTAATAATAGGGATTTGAAATATGGTGTTGAGCTAATCGAAGGTGTAAATAGCAGCGGAGAATTTTGCTCTCCCAAAGCGAATACTGTAGGTATAAATCTTAAGCCATATAAAGTTGTACAAAATGGATACTTTGTATACAATCCATCTCGTCTTAATATAGGTTCATTGGCATATAGAACAGATGGCTTATGTATTGTATCACATCTTTATGTAGTTTTTCATCTCAATGACCTTGGTCGAGAAAAGCTGTTGCCAGAATTTCTTTTTATCTACTTTAAACGAAAAGAATTTCTAAGATTAATAGATTACCTGAATTTTGGAAGTCAACGACCTGAGTTTAACTTCTTTGAAATGAGCGAAATTCAAATCCCACTACCCGATATAGATACACAACAAGAATTAGTCAATACTTACAATGGCCTAAAAGCATTAGCAGAACAGAATGAAGCTTTAATAGAGCCACTTACCCAAGCTTGTCAAGCCTATATTGTCGATTGCAAAAAAAAGTATCCTGAAGTTGAGCTTGGTGAGTATATTGAAGAGTTAGACGAAAGAAATTCAGATGGTAAATGTACACTTGACGATGTTAAAGGTATTAGTATTTTAAAGAAACTTATACCGACTAAGGCAGATATGAAAGATGTTTCTCTATCACCTTATAAACTTCTAAAGCCAAATGATTTTAGTTATGTAACTGTAACATCTCGTAATGGCGGTAAAATATCCTTAGCAATTAATGATTCTGACAAAACATATATTGTATCGTCTTCATACAAGGTTTTTAGGTCTAAAAATGCAAAAGAATTACTACCTGAATTTCTGTTCTTATTAATAAGCAAAGATGAATTTGACCGATATTCTCGTTTCAACTCTTGGGGCAGTGCACGAGAGACTTTTGATTGGATTGAATTATGTAGAGTGCGTATTCCATTACCACCACCAGAAGTGCAACAATCTATAGTTAACCTCTACAACTGTGCCGAAGAAGCTAAGAAAATAGCCAACAAGGCTCGTAAAAAAATGAAAACACTATGTCCAGCATTAGTGCAAAAAGCAATAAACGGGTAACTTATGACGAACTTAGAGCAATTTGAAAAAGACAAAGCACTTAATGCTAAAAACATCTTGTTTACAATGTCTGATGATGAGGTTATGGGACAAAGAGAACAAGGGTTTTACGTTCGAGAGTTTGTTGATGATGGAAATGAATGTCTAAATTTCATTTTCGATAATGGACATAAATATATTTTTGATAAAGTTGAAGAAATGCTCTATTTAGGTGAGCCTATACCAGAAGAATACTTTATTCATAAATTTCTCGAAAAAGAAGTTAGTGATTTTATAAATAAATGGTCTATTGACAAATTAATAGAAGACTTTTTTCTTCATTGTTCTGAATCCGAAATTGTAGCAAAATCATTCATTAAATTGCTTCCTTATCGTGAAGAAAAAATTGTTTACCTCACAAATATCATGATACCAATAGAACTTAAACATAAGGGTCTTGGAAAGTTGCTAATAAAACAGATTTTTAATATGTGTCAACGCCTCAACTACCGTTTAATTCTTCAAGATGTTGTGGAATCTTTCAGCAAATCATTAAAGAATAGGAACGCAAAGTTCTTGGACTTTGATGCCATAGAAATTACTAAAGACACTAATTTGAACTAATACAATATGAAAGGAAAGTTTTTCGAAAGCGATTACGAAGAAGCTCTTATTGATTTATTAGAGCAACAAGGATGGATATATGCTTATGGTGGCAATATTGCTCGTAACAATCGGGAAGTTTTATTAAGCAATGATTTAAGCACCTATCTCAAAAAGAGGTACGATGATTTAACCGATTCCGATATTGAAGAGATTACAAACCACTTGCGTTTCACCAGTGGTCAAACCCATTTTGAGTTGCTTCGTAACACTTTTCATCTTATTCGTGATGGTTATCGTTATACGCGTAATAGCGATGGTAAAATATTCGATATAGAATATCTAGATTTTGAATTTGGTAACACAAATAATATTTATAGTTGTGTCAATCAATTTGAAGTTGGTTATGGCTTAAAAGCCGAAGTTCGTATACCCGATGTATTACTTTTTATCAACGGTATTCCTGTATGCATTTTTGAACTTAAAAACCCAACAGATGCCAATGCAACTATTTTTAGTGCTTATGAGCAAATTCATAACCGATACAAAAGAGATATTCCGCACCTATTGCGTTATTGCCCACTATCGTGCATAAGTGATGCAACTGTTAACAATACCAAACTAGGTACTACCTACACACCATACAATCACTATTATGCTTGGAAAAAAGTAAATAATGAAGATGAATCAGCCAAAAAAGGGATAGACCAAATAAAAACCATAGT is from Arenibacter algicola and encodes:
- a CDS encoding helix-turn-helix domain-containing protein, with translation MAKQLRKSYNMVHSYAQNKRQPSLEDLYKIAEILNVDISELLVSNTNKK
- a CDS encoding class I SAM-dependent DNA methyltransferase, with the translated sequence MAKKNQKSTDTQNLESILFNCREYLRSNASLNDKRDLLLTLVFLRFIGEKFENTQAEMRQECIDNGITDEEVIKSFLNSPSRYKGIAYVPEAARWATIMEKPGAKLNAALDDAIQELENSGDELKGCIRLGLFTSINLDANVIKKVVDEVNKISHKTFGEEKDLIGRVYEYFLKSFAVNATKEEGEFYTPHDIVELIAAFIEPYDGTLYDPCCGSGGMFIQCAKYVEAKQGDIEKVNVYGQERDPATYRLAKMNLAMRGISHHLGEQNADTFTNDLHKGLSFDFIMANPPFNLKKWYDISLSNDNRWADYATPPAGNANYAWILHILSKLKAGKGIAGFLLANGALGDDDAIAIRKKLIENDKIEAIVVLPRELFYTTDISVTLWILNENKKGGTWHDRKLRNREKEILFMDLRQWTDNPIKGEQKKKIELKADQIKRAAEIYFNWQSEGTDGTNYTEPEQYRSVGLKEFEEKNYSLVPSRYIEFVDSDSKINYNEVLTETASTVSDLLKRQEKNDKTLRNALKQLGYECE
- a CDS encoding restriction endonuclease subunit S, with the translated sequence MNVSNNFRWVRLGDYIDRSMVNNRDLKYGVELIEGVNSSGEFCSPKANTVGINLKPYKVVQNGYFVYNPSRLNIGSLAYRTDGLCIVSHLYVVFHLNDLGREKLLPEFLFIYFKRKEFLRLIDYLNFGSQRPEFNFFEMSEIQIPLPDIDTQQELVNTYNGLKALAEQNEALIEPLTQACQAYIVDCKKKYPEVELGEYIEELDERNSDGKCTLDDVKGISILKKLIPTKADMKDVSLSPYKLLKPNDFSYVTVTSRNGGKISLAINDSDKTYIVSSSYKVFRSKNAKELLPEFLFLLISKDEFDRYSRFNSWGSARETFDWIELCRVRIPLPPPEVQQSIVNLYNCAEEAKKIANKARKKMKTLCPALVQKAING